Proteins encoded together in one Candidatus Jidaibacter acanthamoeba window:
- the tgt gene encoding tRNA guanosine(34) transglycosylase Tgt: MSLKYKVLAKDGNARLGVLETAHGEVRTPAFMPVGTAATVKAMFPEDIKATGADIILGNTYHLMLRGAAERIHKFGGLRKFMNWHGPILTDSGGFQVLSLTKLRKITEEGVTFRSHLDGTKYELTPERSMEIQYFLGSNVTMILDECPPYPISYMKAKKSMELSLRWAERSKAAFIKREGHGIFGIVQGSVFEDLRAKSAQTLVDMDFDGYALGGVAIGEMQELMFQTLEFTVPLLPQEKPRYLMGIGKPKDIVGSVMRGVDMFDCVLPSRSGRNGQAFVRGGTINIKNAKYSEDTKPLDDKCECYTCKNYSRAYLYHLVRCKEILGAMLVTMHNLTYYQDLMQALRKAIEEKRLSSFESQGFI; encoded by the coding sequence ATGTCATTAAAATATAAAGTTTTAGCTAAAGATGGAAATGCGAGATTAGGAGTCCTGGAAACAGCGCACGGTGAAGTGAGAACACCGGCATTTATGCCTGTTGGGACTGCTGCAACAGTAAAAGCAATGTTTCCGGAAGATATAAAAGCAACGGGTGCGGATATTATTTTAGGGAATACTTACCACTTAATGCTGAGAGGAGCTGCGGAAAGAATCCATAAATTCGGAGGCTTAAGGAAGTTTATGAACTGGCATGGACCTATTCTAACCGATTCCGGAGGATTCCAGGTATTATCCCTTACTAAGCTCAGAAAAATCACCGAAGAGGGGGTAACTTTCAGATCTCACCTTGACGGGACAAAATACGAACTCACTCCCGAAAGATCAATGGAGATTCAATATTTTTTAGGCAGTAACGTCACTATGATACTTGATGAGTGCCCGCCGTATCCTATCTCTTATATGAAAGCTAAAAAATCCATGGAGCTTTCATTAAGATGGGCGGAAAGATCCAAAGCAGCATTTATCAAGCGCGAAGGGCATGGAATATTCGGAATTGTACAAGGAAGCGTGTTTGAGGATTTGAGAGCAAAATCAGCACAAACTTTAGTGGATATGGATTTTGACGGTTATGCTTTAGGCGGTGTTGCAATCGGAGAAATGCAGGAACTGATGTTCCAAACTTTAGAATTTACCGTACCGCTACTACCTCAAGAAAAGCCAAGGTACTTAATGGGAATCGGAAAGCCGAAAGACATAGTCGGTTCGGTGATGAGAGGGGTTGATATGTTTGATTGCGTTCTGCCCAGCCGTTCCGGAAGAAACGGTCAGGCGTTTGTGAGGGGTGGAACCATTAATATTAAAAATGCTAAATATTCTGAGGATACAAAGCCTTTAGATGATAAATGCGAATGCTATACTTGCAAAAATTATAGCCGGGCTTATTTATATCATTTAGTCAGGTGTAAAGAAATACTTGGAGCTATGCTTGTTACCATGCATAACCTCACATATTATCAGGATCTGATGCAGGCATTGAGGAAAGCTATTGAAGAAAAAAGGTTATCAAGCTTTGAGAGTCAAGGGTTTATCTGA
- the pssA gene encoding CDP-diacylglycerol--serine O-phosphatidyltransferase, whose product MSRKRHKPSLQVPIQKLFPNMITILGLCLGISAVRYSIDSKWQIAAGLIIVAAFMDGLDGKIARLLNSTSPFGAQLDSLADIVSFGVAPSIVIYTWSLHEIPYKGVGWAVVLFYITCSALRLARFNVQTTDKLGAITAQYYFTGIPMPAAAALALTPMISSFELLDIKFSPWIIAAYMFVIGILMVSSVPTFSFKKININRKYVTLMLVSVGLLIASMVLEPWITLPIVGLTYLLLIPLSTFHYYKYFKKNYLNNHK is encoded by the coding sequence GTGAGTAGAAAAAGACACAAGCCCAGCTTACAAGTTCCGATACAAAAATTATTCCCTAATATGATTACAATTTTAGGGTTATGTTTAGGTATTAGTGCAGTAAGATATTCTATTGACTCAAAATGGCAAATTGCAGCTGGGCTTATTATTGTTGCAGCGTTTATGGATGGTTTGGACGGTAAAATTGCCAGGCTATTGAACAGCACAAGTCCTTTCGGCGCTCAACTTGATTCCCTTGCGGATATTGTGAGCTTCGGAGTAGCTCCTTCTATCGTAATTTATACTTGGTCATTGCATGAAATTCCTTATAAAGGTGTCGGTTGGGCAGTAGTATTGTTTTATATTACCTGCTCAGCGCTGAGACTTGCAAGATTTAACGTACAAACTACCGATAAATTGGGGGCAATCACTGCACAATATTACTTTACAGGTATACCCATGCCTGCAGCTGCTGCATTAGCATTAACCCCTATGATTTCGAGCTTTGAATTATTAGATATAAAATTTTCTCCATGGATTATTGCCGCTTATATGTTCGTAATTGGTATTCTTATGGTAAGCAGTGTACCGACTTTTTCATTTAAAAAGATAAATATTAATAGAAAATATGTTACCCTAATGTTGGTTAGTGTCGGATTATTAATCGCAAGCATGGTACTTGAGCCGTGGATAACTTTACCGATAGTCGGATTAACCTATCTTCTACTAATACCTTTAAGTACCTTCCACTACTACAAATATTTTAAAAAGAATTATCTGAATAACCACAAGTAA
- a CDS encoding MraY family glycosyltransferase → MSLELSIVTLIGCFIFSYLLSGNFIRLLTKKKIIAIPNSRSNHKSPTPLGGGLAIIISFFIGCIPFLFLYNDTVKPPLYIASALALLCVISFRDDIKHVPAAIRLIAHFVAAIIGAFVVKHNGLIFKGIIDPDIEYIFIVLAIVTFINLFNFMDGIDGITGAQVIYLGIAIALILSFLNNQSSYIYISLLLVACTFGFLIYNWHPARIFIGDAGSITIGYILSLLLLIIAAKGAWVQAIILPMYYFADAGYILLKRAISLEKIWQAHSEHFFQRAVRAGRSHAEVVVKIIILNIILLNLSLGALHFKGEILIECLFILCALVGTIVTINILPIKIPLLDLKAKR, encoded by the coding sequence ATGAGCCTTGAGTTAAGTATAGTTACATTAATCGGTTGTTTCATTTTTTCTTATTTACTTTCGGGGAATTTTATTCGACTGCTTACTAAAAAGAAAATTATTGCTATCCCAAACAGTAGAAGTAACCATAAATCACCTACTCCGCTCGGGGGAGGGTTAGCTATAATTATCTCCTTCTTTATCGGCTGTATTCCCTTTCTGTTCCTCTATAATGATACAGTAAAACCTCCTCTCTATATTGCTTCCGCACTTGCACTATTATGTGTAATTTCATTTAGGGATGATATTAAGCATGTCCCGGCCGCTATAAGGCTTATAGCTCATTTTGTGGCGGCTATTATAGGTGCATTCGTAGTTAAGCATAACGGCTTAATTTTTAAAGGTATTATTGATCCGGATATTGAATATATTTTTATTGTTCTTGCGATTGTAACTTTCATTAACCTTTTTAATTTTATGGATGGCATAGACGGCATCACAGGCGCGCAAGTCATTTATTTAGGGATAGCAATTGCTTTAATTTTAAGTTTTTTGAACAATCAGAGCAGTTATATCTATATATCACTTCTGCTGGTTGCATGTACTTTCGGATTTTTAATATATAATTGGCATCCGGCACGCATTTTTATCGGGGATGCGGGAAGTATTACCATCGGTTACATTCTTTCATTATTACTATTGATTATTGCTGCTAAAGGAGCCTGGGTGCAGGCAATTATTCTTCCTATGTATTATTTCGCCGATGCAGGATATATACTGTTAAAACGAGCAATATCTTTGGAAAAAATTTGGCAGGCTCATTCGGAACATTTCTTTCAACGTGCGGTGAGGGCGGGGAGAAGTCATGCCGAGGTGGTAGTAAAAATTATTATACTAAATATTATTTTGCTTAATCTGAGTTTGGGAGCTTTGCATTTTAAGGGAGAAATCTTAATTGAATGCCTCTTTATATTATGTGCTTTGGTAGGAACTATTGTTACTATTAATATTTTACCTATCAAAATACCATTGCTGGATTTAAAAGCAAAAAGGTAA
- a CDS encoding transglycosylase SLT domain-containing protein has protein sequence MLDFSYTEGNYISNMGFWAKAFFIAILSVICLKANASYNSYDAQQCSVAIKYYENKYDIPESLLHSIAIIESGRWDKSAKKFYPWPWAVGIEGKPYFFENKYKAVKFVKEQMHKGVRNIDVGCNQINLHHHGKNFSNIEQAFNPVINTNYAANFLKNHYTNTKNWGLAVARYHSHTPHLGEKYASKVITRWKLFLREALPVKTAGYKKEYDEDNKKPLLVSKVRSSSPSVTNKPTINRQKKLERSKEGIIVFSRNKLPINKDQIGNPAIVEISERILSQY, from the coding sequence ATGCTAGATTTTAGTTATACTGAAGGGAATTATATAAGTAATATGGGGTTTTGGGCAAAGGCTTTCTTTATCGCTATATTAAGTGTGATATGTTTAAAGGCAAATGCCTCTTATAATTCATATGATGCACAGCAATGCAGTGTTGCTATTAAATATTATGAAAATAAATATGATATCCCGGAAAGTTTACTTCATTCAATCGCTATTATTGAATCCGGAAGATGGGATAAAAGTGCCAAAAAATTTTACCCTTGGCCTTGGGCAGTCGGGATAGAAGGCAAACCTTATTTTTTTGAAAACAAATATAAAGCTGTGAAATTTGTTAAAGAGCAGATGCATAAAGGAGTACGCAACATTGATGTCGGGTGCAATCAAATTAATCTACACCACCACGGAAAAAATTTCTCTAATATTGAGCAAGCATTTAACCCTGTAATAAACACCAACTATGCTGCTAATTTTTTGAAAAATCATTATACTAACACCAAGAACTGGGGGTTGGCAGTAGCACGATATCATTCTCATACTCCTCACTTGGGTGAAAAATATGCAAGCAAAGTGATTACAAGATGGAAATTATTCCTTCGTGAAGCTTTACCTGTTAAAACAGCCGGATATAAAAAAGAATATGACGAAGATAATAAAAAACCTTTATTAGTGTCCAAAGTAAGATCCTCATCTCCTTCTGTAACTAATAAGCCAACTATAAATAGGCAAAAGAAACTGGAAAGATCAAAAGAAGGCATTATAGTTTTCTCAAGAAATAAGCTCCCAATAAATAAAGATCAAATAGGTAACCCTGCAATAGTGGAAATTTCAGAAAGAATCCTTTCACAATATTAA
- a CDS encoding phosphatidylserine decarboxylase, whose translation MYTKKSMIESIKDFIPGIHKEGYVFILIFIIITLVLFLISQKLGWIGVLLTIWCVFFFRDPERVTPIEKDFVISPADGLVQRITTAKLPPELEGGDEEYTRVSIFLNVFDVHVNRIPIEGEVKILHYHPGKFFNASLDKASEHNERQSILIETPENKLVGVVQIAGLIARRIVCNLKDHEQVKTGERFGIIRFGSRVDVYLPKGIEPQVIEGQRVVGGESIIANLKGVQNKRIGEVR comes from the coding sequence ATATATACTAAGAAGTCGATGATTGAAAGCATAAAAGATTTTATCCCTGGTATTCATAAAGAAGGCTATGTTTTTATCCTTATATTTATTATAATTACACTAGTTTTGTTCCTGATTTCACAAAAATTAGGTTGGATTGGGGTTCTTCTAACTATTTGGTGCGTATTTTTCTTTAGGGACCCTGAAAGAGTTACTCCGATTGAGAAGGATTTTGTAATAAGCCCTGCTGACGGCCTTGTACAAAGAATTACTACCGCAAAATTGCCTCCTGAGCTTGAAGGCGGAGATGAGGAATATACCAGAGTAAGTATATTCTTAAATGTATTTGACGTGCATGTGAATAGGATTCCGATCGAAGGTGAGGTTAAGATACTACATTACCATCCGGGCAAATTTTTTAATGCTTCCCTTGATAAAGCAAGTGAGCATAATGAAAGACAGTCTATTTTAATTGAAACCCCGGAAAACAAACTTGTCGGTGTTGTTCAAATTGCAGGGCTCATTGCAAGAAGAATTGTTTGTAATCTAAAAGATCACGAACAGGTTAAAACAGGTGAAAGGTTCGGTATTATCAGATTCGGTAGCAGAGTTGACGTTTATTTACCGAAAGGCATCGAGCCGCAAGTAATTGAAGGCCAACGAGTAGTCGGAGGAGAAAGTATCATAGCTAACCTTAAAGGTGTTCAAAACAAGAGAATCGGCGAAGTAAGGTAA
- a CDS encoding TIGR00730 family Rossman fold protein has protein sequence MKIKSVCVFCGARDSVDKEYIDLAAECGKMMSSKGIDLVYGGGRTGMMGAVSKAVTDTGGKVVGIYPKLLDDLEPLNTNLDNTIFVKSMFERKELMIEKSDAFLILPGGFGTLDEIFEVVTLKILKQHDKPIIICNYNNFWQNLIDCCEEIINKKFARTHARDTYEIADTLEDVFVKLGY, from the coding sequence ATGAAAATTAAAAGTGTTTGTGTATTTTGTGGGGCGCGGGACAGCGTAGATAAAGAGTATATTGATCTTGCCGCAGAGTGCGGAAAGATGATGTCCTCCAAAGGTATTGATTTAGTTTACGGCGGCGGTAGAACCGGTATGATGGGCGCTGTTTCAAAGGCGGTTACCGATACGGGAGGTAAGGTAGTTGGAATTTATCCGAAACTTCTTGATGACCTTGAGCCTTTGAATACAAATTTAGATAATACTATCTTTGTAAAAAGCATGTTTGAGCGTAAAGAGCTTATGATCGAAAAATCAGATGCATTTTTAATTCTTCCCGGCGGATTCGGAACACTTGATGAAATATTTGAAGTTGTTACTTTAAAAATTCTTAAGCAGCATGATAAGCCAATTATTATATGTAATTATAATAATTTTTGGCAGAACTTAATTGATTGTTGTGAGGAAATTATCAATAAGAAATTTGCTCGCACTCATGCAAGAGATACTTATGAAATAGCTGATACATTAGAAGACGTATTTGTTAAACTTGGTTATTAA
- a CDS encoding demethoxyubiquinone hydroxylase family protein — MKKPRHLPLPNNKKDRLAEIMRVDHAGEYGAKRIYEGQLNITRGGALHKEIKDMYEQELTHLKYFETQLAQKRIRPTILQPLWHALGYALGAATALCGEKSAMACTVAVEDVIEEHYQSQIDELSNSNEDSELKEKIKQFRDEELEHRDRGIANKAQETFGYKTLYNIVQTATKTAILLSKKI; from the coding sequence ATGAAGAAACCAAGACACCTTCCGCTCCCTAATAATAAGAAAGATAGACTTGCAGAAATTATGCGTGTAGATCATGCGGGGGAGTATGGTGCTAAGCGGATATATGAAGGCCAGCTGAATATTACACGGGGCGGAGCCTTACATAAGGAAATAAAAGATATGTATGAGCAGGAATTAACCCATCTTAAATATTTTGAAACTCAATTAGCACAAAAAAGAATTAGGCCGACAATACTACAGCCCCTTTGGCATGCATTAGGATATGCACTGGGTGCTGCCACTGCTCTATGCGGAGAAAAGTCTGCAATGGCATGCACGGTTGCGGTAGAGGATGTTATCGAAGAGCATTACCAATCTCAAATTGACGAACTTTCAAATTCCAATGAAGACTCAGAACTTAAAGAAAAAATAAAGCAGTTTCGTGATGAAGAGCTTGAGCATAGAGATAGAGGAATAGCTAATAAGGCACAAGAGACTTTCGGTTATAAAACTTTATATAATATAGTGCAAACCGCGACCAAAACTGCAATACTACTTTCAAAGAAAATTTAA
- the ccoG gene encoding cytochrome c oxidase accessory protein CcoG, whose translation MAKIYPQIIKGKFRSIKDITLIGLFLLYFCGSWIRWGRGERSPDQALLIDLPNRRAYLFGIEIWPDEIYYITGALILAALGLFFVTSLLGRIWCGYTCPHTVFTDIFLKIETFFQGDRNKRIKLDSSSYDIDKLTRKVATHISWLGIGFLFAFGWVGYFYDVKKLLQDLITLKVSGNATIWLFSLTASTYLFAGFVRQRVCMYMCPYGRFQSAMIDKETVLVTYDNERGEPRAGEGEQERGDCISCNKCVVVCPMGIDIRDGLQMECINCGLCVDACNSVMEKIGKPLDLIGYKSSVISNDQQKSKTILKHIFRAKTIIFSLVFVIVAGVMLYSLTNKSTCILSVSKDHGALFTVIPDGSIRNTYDIKIFNKSSRIKNTELTIEGMENIKFMVQDISEYVDKYNLKIKPDAELEYRVFIKIPNDNYNFKQKDIKFILKDLNTNEIIVKHNSFVVSR comes from the coding sequence TTGGCAAAAATATATCCGCAAATAATTAAAGGTAAATTCAGATCTATAAAAGATATAACGCTGATAGGGTTGTTTTTGCTTTATTTTTGCGGATCATGGATTAGATGGGGTAGGGGTGAGAGGAGCCCGGATCAGGCTTTACTTATAGATTTACCTAACCGCCGTGCTTATCTATTCGGGATAGAAATATGGCCTGATGAAATATACTATATTACCGGCGCATTGATTCTTGCAGCTTTAGGATTATTTTTTGTTACCTCTTTACTTGGAAGAATTTGGTGCGGGTATACCTGTCCGCATACAGTTTTTACCGATATATTTTTAAAAATAGAAACCTTCTTTCAAGGGGATAGAAACAAGAGAATAAAGCTTGATAGCTCTTCATATGATATTGATAAGCTCACCCGAAAAGTCGCCACTCACATTAGTTGGTTAGGGATCGGGTTCTTATTTGCCTTCGGATGGGTAGGATATTTTTATGATGTCAAAAAACTGCTACAGGATTTAATAACATTAAAGGTAAGCGGTAATGCTACAATATGGTTATTTTCACTTACTGCCTCTACTTATTTATTCGCAGGTTTCGTAAGACAAAGAGTATGTATGTATATGTGTCCCTACGGTAGGTTTCAATCAGCAATGATTGATAAAGAGACTGTGCTTGTAACATATGATAACGAGCGGGGTGAACCGCGGGCAGGGGAAGGTGAGCAGGAGAGAGGCGATTGCATTAGCTGCAATAAATGCGTTGTCGTGTGCCCGATGGGTATTGATATAAGAGATGGATTGCAGATGGAGTGCATAAATTGCGGCTTGTGTGTGGATGCATGCAATAGTGTTATGGAAAAGATAGGCAAGCCGTTAGATCTTATCGGCTATAAAAGCAGTGTAATCTCCAACGATCAACAAAAAAGTAAAACTATTTTAAAACATATTTTTAGAGCAAAAACTATAATTTTTTCCTTAGTATTTGTTATAGTTGCAGGAGTCATGCTTTATAGTCTTACAAATAAGTCAACCTGTATACTATCCGTATCAAAAGATCATGGGGCATTATTTACTGTTATTCCTGACGGAAGTATCAGAAATACTTATGATATTAAAATATTTAATAAATCCTCACGCATCAAGAATACTGAGCTAACCATTGAAGGTATGGAGAATATAAAATTTATGGTTCAGGATATAAGTGAATATGTTGATAAATATAATCTTAAAATCAAGCCGGATGCAGAATTAGAGTATAGGGTATTTATTAAAATCCCGAATGATAATTATAATTTTAAACAAAAAGATATAAAGTTTATCTTGAAAGATCTAAATACAAATGAAATAATCGTGAAACATAATTCTTTTGTGGTTTCAAGATGA
- a CDS encoding disulfide bond formation protein B, translating into MRFGNLLAFLILISAFALGTAKVAEIILKVPPCKLCYYQRYIYGLLIFLCSLFFIGRFHILKLVIVLTLLVSSSVLSFYHLGIEQKWFSYESECTTTFKKASTFLEYKKMLKNKDIVTCDQSLFEFLGISIAAWNFIYTTLILLITLIISIKFNWFKDEETKTPSAP; encoded by the coding sequence ATGAGATTCGGAAATTTACTTGCATTTCTTATATTAATCTCAGCTTTTGCGCTTGGTACGGCTAAAGTTGCTGAGATAATTTTAAAAGTACCGCCTTGTAAATTATGCTATTACCAGCGCTATATTTACGGGCTGCTAATATTCCTCTGTTCATTATTCTTTATAGGAAGATTTCATATATTAAAACTGGTTATAGTTTTGACTTTGCTTGTTTCGAGTTCAGTTTTATCATTTTACCACCTGGGAATTGAGCAAAAATGGTTTTCTTATGAATCCGAGTGCACTACAACATTTAAAAAAGCGAGCACATTTTTAGAGTATAAAAAAATGCTTAAAAATAAAGATATAGTGACATGTGATCAATCATTATTCGAATTCTTAGGAATCTCCATAGCTGCATGGAATTTTATTTACACAACTTTAATTTTGCTTATAACTTTAATTATCAGTATAAAATTTAATTGGTTTAAAGATGAAGAAACCAAGACACCTTCCGCTCCCTAA
- a CDS encoding protein-disulfide reductase DsbD family protein: MKKIIYRPNFVYGFKYLLLIIYFIGIFFYNYCYAQTDDLPISLSLTRVSYEKEKAIVILKFNIAENWKMYANIPGESGIPLKIKLKDANNIKSYQILWPQFKTSIYEGFSINYYNNEITIPIEIIPIQNDQEIIAVIHVDYAACKESCIRESKKILFNIPYGYFDEAGYALYQVALNVENSPDPSYSLLAILLFAMLGGFILNLMPCVLPVLSLKILSVMKNLTNDQRNIKISLLFTILGIIFSFIMLASLTQILKSFGHSLGWGFHFQEPIFIMFLITMLLLFASNLWGSFEIQLPPFLNRIFNYSEHTKSNILGSFFTGMFATLLATPCTAPFLSLAIAFGLSQSFPKLLLIYIFVGIGMALPFILLLIRPGLLRFLPKPGAWMIKLKKIFSVLLALTALWLFYVLSFQADFVEIFLFITLIILIKLIFTKNRSSLKAGAILVGVAILGYFASIYLSHSHNNELRNHVWESFSEEKVNEYIAKDYVVFIDITAEWCLTCKMNKFNVLEHDEIIKFLSTRNIKLLRADYTNKSDLISRFLKKYDRHGIPFNIIVSKENPNGIILPEILTKSIIYNEINGLKDCKQSDIPI, from the coding sequence ATGAAAAAAATAATATATAGGCCTAATTTTGTATATGGATTCAAATATTTATTATTAATTATTTATTTTATAGGAATTTTTTTCTATAATTACTGCTATGCTCAAACCGATGATTTACCGATTAGTCTTTCATTAACAAGGGTTAGCTACGAAAAAGAAAAAGCTATAGTAATTCTTAAGTTTAACATTGCCGAAAACTGGAAAATGTATGCAAATATTCCCGGTGAAAGTGGGATCCCTTTAAAAATCAAACTTAAAGACGCGAATAATATTAAGTCTTACCAAATACTTTGGCCTCAATTTAAAACGTCTATCTATGAAGGCTTTAGTATTAATTACTATAATAATGAGATAACTATACCAATTGAAATAATTCCTATTCAAAACGATCAGGAAATTATTGCTGTAATTCATGTTGATTACGCAGCTTGTAAGGAAAGTTGCATAAGAGAAAGTAAAAAAATTCTGTTTAATATACCCTACGGATACTTTGATGAAGCAGGTTATGCGCTATATCAGGTAGCTTTAAATGTAGAAAACTCACCCGATCCTTCATATTCACTGCTTGCAATTCTTTTATTCGCGATGTTAGGCGGGTTTATTTTGAACTTGATGCCATGCGTACTTCCCGTCCTTTCGCTAAAAATTCTTAGTGTAATGAAAAACTTAACTAATGATCAGAGAAACATAAAGATCTCTTTATTATTTACCATATTAGGTATCATCTTTTCTTTTATCATGCTTGCAAGTCTTACTCAAATTTTGAAAAGCTTCGGGCATTCGTTAGGCTGGGGATTCCACTTTCAAGAGCCGATATTTATCATGTTCTTAATAACTATGTTGTTATTATTTGCAAGCAACCTATGGGGTAGCTTCGAAATTCAATTGCCACCCTTTTTAAACAGAATCTTTAATTATTCGGAACACACCAAAAGTAATATATTAGGAAGCTTTTTTACGGGTATGTTTGCAACCCTCCTTGCAACCCCTTGTACTGCACCGTTTCTCTCGCTTGCAATTGCATTCGGGCTAAGCCAGAGCTTTCCTAAGCTACTACTGATCTATATTTTTGTTGGGATCGGTATGGCTTTACCATTTATTCTACTTTTAATTAGACCGGGCTTACTTAGGTTTTTACCCAAGCCTGGAGCATGGATGATTAAGCTAAAGAAGATTTTTTCAGTTTTGCTGGCTTTAACTGCCTTATGGTTATTTTATGTACTCTCATTCCAAGCCGACTTTGTAGAAATTTTTCTCTTTATTACATTAATTATCCTAATCAAGCTTATTTTTACTAAAAACCGCTCCTCTCTTAAAGCAGGGGCTATTTTAGTTGGGGTTGCAATACTTGGTTATTTTGCATCTATATACCTTTCCCACTCCCATAATAACGAGCTAAGAAATCATGTATGGGAAAGCTTTTCCGAGGAAAAGGTTAATGAGTATATAGCAAAAGATTATGTAGTGTTTATAGATATTACCGCAGAGTGGTGCTTAACATGCAAAATGAATAAATTTAATGTATTAGAGCACGATGAGATTATAAAATTTCTTAGCACTCGGAATATAAAATTATTGAGGGCTGATTATACTAATAAATCGGACTTAATAAGCCGATTTTTAAAAAAATATGACCGGCACGGCATTCCTTTTAATATAATAGTAAGTAAAGAAAACCCTAACGGAATTATACTACCTGAAATACTAACTAAGTCCATCATTTATAATGAAATAAACGGATTAAAGGATTGTAAACAGAGTGATATTCCTATATAG
- a CDS encoding 3'-5' exonuclease, whose amino-acid sequence MLKTLFVFDIETVPDLISARNLLGSDTPEAELGEALTQYHLDITQGKNGFIRQLFHQVAAISFLEAEIHHDQEGGEYYVLKDIRSGGKAESTEKELIQGVFQYLSTLKARLVSFNGRSFDLPVLKYRAMRYGVQAKWLHQSGDKWNSYNSRYSHDWHCDLLDALSDYGVSAKIKMSEVCALLGLPGKIDVDGSQVSELFNQNKIREIRDYCELDVINTYLIYLRHMHHIGKLSGNSYDTCIEDLIAFLQSKAEEKQNFTLFLDEWLSKY is encoded by the coding sequence ATGTTAAAGACTCTTTTTGTTTTTGATATTGAAACTGTACCTGATCTCATTTCAGCAAGGAATCTGCTTGGCAGTGATACCCCTGAAGCAGAGCTTGGGGAAGCTTTAACTCAATATCATCTTGATATAACGCAAGGAAAAAACGGTTTCATCAGGCAGCTATTTCATCAAGTGGCAGCCATAAGTTTTTTGGAAGCAGAGATACACCATGATCAAGAGGGTGGGGAGTATTATGTATTAAAAGATATAAGATCAGGCGGAAAGGCGGAATCTACTGAAAAGGAGCTTATACAAGGCGTGTTTCAGTACTTATCAACCTTAAAAGCAAGATTGGTCAGCTTTAACGGCAGAAGTTTTGACTTACCGGTGCTGAAATATCGAGCTATGCGTTATGGGGTGCAGGCTAAGTGGTTGCATCAGAGCGGTGATAAATGGAATAGTTATAATAGCAGATATAGTCATGACTGGCACTGTGATCTTTTAGATGCTCTCTCGGATTACGGTGTCTCAGCTAAGATAAAAATGTCTGAAGTCTGTGCGCTCTTAGGGTTGCCGGGGAAAATAGATGTTGACGGTTCACAAGTAAGTGAATTGTTTAATCAGAATAAAATCCGAGAAATTAGAGACTATTGTGAACTTGATGTAATTAATACTTATTTGATTTATTTAAGGCATATGCATCATATCGGGAAATTAAGCGGTAATTCCTATGATACCTGCATTGAAGATTTAATAGCATTTCTACAAAGTAAAGCGGAAGAAAAGCAAAACTTTACCCTTTTCTTAGATGAGTGGCTGAGTAAGTATTAG